A single genomic interval of Stieleria maiorica harbors:
- a CDS encoding glycosyltransferase family 4 protein, which translates to MKLAFLTTHPIQYQVPVFRHLAAEDGVQFTAVFCTIPTAAQQGAEFGVDFQWDIPLLEGYRYHVLENVSKSPGLMHFNGCDTPGVTKYFFDQGFDAVVINGWVVKSCLQAARACKRLGISCIVRGEANHLRPRAWWKRLIHRRLMRFYDAYCPIGKASAAFYRQLGVPDERMFLAPYCIENDRIAATSPRDGDSIAAARRRFEIHPDQCCFLFCGKLIEKKQPVGLLKAIALANQQGAQFQVLVVGDGAQRDQCERLAREENLPVRFPGFLNQSEIGQAYSAADALVLPSDNGETWGLVVNEAFAAGLPALVSDQVGCHPDLIHEGETGWVHPFGDWQTLADQMRRAAGDRSRLTQMGHNAKALIRHYSPRDAADGILRAARYATGDRVCDPGQGLR; encoded by the coding sequence ATGAAGCTCGCTTTTCTGACCACCCATCCGATCCAGTACCAAGTGCCGGTGTTCCGGCATTTGGCCGCCGAAGATGGCGTCCAGTTCACGGCGGTCTTTTGCACCATCCCGACGGCGGCGCAGCAGGGGGCCGAATTTGGGGTCGATTTCCAATGGGACATCCCGCTGCTCGAAGGCTATCGCTATCACGTCCTGGAGAACGTTTCCAAATCGCCGGGATTGATGCACTTTAATGGTTGTGACACGCCAGGGGTTACGAAGTACTTTTTTGATCAGGGATTCGATGCGGTTGTGATCAATGGTTGGGTGGTGAAAAGCTGTTTGCAAGCCGCCCGCGCATGTAAACGGCTCGGCATCTCCTGCATTGTTCGCGGCGAAGCAAATCACTTGCGGCCCCGAGCGTGGTGGAAACGCTTGATTCACAGGCGGCTGATGCGTTTTTACGATGCGTATTGTCCCATCGGCAAAGCGAGCGCGGCGTTTTATCGACAATTGGGGGTTCCCGACGAGCGGATGTTCTTGGCTCCCTACTGCATCGAGAACGATCGGATCGCAGCGACCAGCCCACGAGACGGCGATTCCATCGCAGCAGCCCGCCGGCGATTCGAAATCCATCCAGATCAATGCTGTTTCCTGTTTTGTGGCAAGCTGATCGAAAAGAAGCAGCCCGTCGGTTTGTTAAAGGCGATCGCATTGGCCAATCAACAGGGGGCTCAATTTCAAGTCCTGGTCGTGGGCGACGGGGCACAGCGTGATCAATGTGAGCGATTGGCGCGAGAGGAAAACCTTCCGGTCCGGTTCCCCGGCTTTCTCAATCAATCCGAAATCGGGCAAGCCTATAGCGCCGCTGATGCGTTGGTCTTGCCCTCGGACAACGGTGAAACATGGGGGTTGGTGGTCAACGAAGCGTTTGCGGCCGGATTGCCGGCTCTGGTCAGTGATCAGGTGGGGTGTCATCCGGATTTGATTCACGAAGGTGAAACCGGGTGGGTGCACCCGTTCGGCGATTGGCAAACGCTTGCCGATCAGATGAGGCGGGCAGCCGGCGACCGTAGTCGTCTGACGCAAATGGGTCACAATGCGAAAGCACTGATTCGACACTACAGTCCGCGTGATGCGGCCGACGGAATCTTGCGGGCCGCGCGGTATGCGACCGGGGACAGGGTATGCGACCCGGGACAGGGGCTGAGATGA
- a CDS encoding glycosyltransferase family 2 protein — protein sequence MPADVSIVIPTLGRDAVLVATIKSLLGLSTRAAEILIVDQTAEHDQTTRERLTSWNADGTIRWIRLSKPSITRAMNHGLMQAHSPRVLFLDDDIRPRSELVRVHDVAHQECPELWASVGQVIQPWQQPQEVTAPRRLQGLRLDEDFPFHSTLVMDVHNVMAGNLCVNRQRALSIGGFDENFQGAAYRFETEFARRVETAGGSIRFLGNAGIDHLRAEKGGTRINGNHLTSASARHGVGDHYFAMLHAKSSAEAHVYCLRRALREVRTKFHLSHPWWIPVKLLGEVRAYLAARRLVRSRRAMISADANESANTTELPRLPSES from the coding sequence ATGCCTGCCGATGTTTCCATCGTGATCCCGACTCTCGGTCGCGACGCCGTCTTGGTGGCGACGATCAAATCATTGTTGGGGCTGTCCACAAGGGCTGCGGAGATTCTGATCGTGGATCAGACGGCTGAACACGATCAGACGACCCGGGAGCGGCTGACGTCGTGGAACGCCGACGGAACGATTCGGTGGATCCGCCTGTCGAAACCTTCGATCACGCGGGCAATGAACCACGGGCTTATGCAAGCCCATTCGCCACGGGTGCTGTTCCTCGATGACGACATCCGGCCACGCTCCGAATTGGTTCGCGTGCATGACGTGGCACACCAAGAGTGCCCCGAGTTGTGGGCAAGTGTCGGCCAAGTCATCCAACCTTGGCAACAACCACAGGAGGTCACTGCCCCGCGGCGACTGCAGGGGTTGCGGCTAGATGAAGACTTTCCGTTTCATTCGACGTTGGTCATGGACGTTCATAACGTGATGGCCGGAAATCTTTGCGTCAACCGCCAGCGGGCCCTGTCGATCGGCGGTTTTGACGAGAATTTCCAAGGGGCGGCCTACCGATTCGAAACGGAATTCGCGCGCCGAGTCGAAACCGCCGGAGGTTCGATTCGGTTTCTCGGCAATGCAGGAATCGACCACCTGAGAGCTGAGAAAGGCGGTACACGGATCAATGGCAACCACTTGACCAGTGCGTCCGCCCGCCACGGCGTCGGAGACCACTATTTTGCCATGCTGCACGCGAAATCGTCCGCCGAAGCGCACGTGTATTGCTTACGCCGTGCGCTGCGGGAAGTTCGGACGAAATTCCACTTGTCTCATCCCTGGTGGATTCCTGTGAAACTGCTCGGTGAAGTTCGGGCTTACCTTGCGGCACGACGTCTGGTACGCAGCCGGCGCGCGATGATTTCTGCCGACGCCAACGAGTCGGCAAATACCACCGAACTTCCTCGACTTCCATCGGAGAGCTGA
- a CDS encoding glycosyltransferase family 2 protein, which yields MDNQAVPRVSVVMSVYNGEAQLGATIDSILGQTFDDFEFVIVDDGSSDRSGECLQRYAVRDPRIVLLRQPNAGLTRALIVGCEHARGEFIARQDVGDRSLPQRLEKQLEFLDQHPDVVAVGAGCRRIGPEGEFLGETIRDESPAQITRGLMEEGRGISHMVATYRADAYRSAGGYRKEFRFAQDTDLWYRMSRQGLLAELPEVLFEWGIDLDGISSTNHDRQSRLAMLARESDRRVREGGNDEEILRRAETLSWDDDVPDNRSSPRGALARAEFFIGSQLYALGDRRCRPYLMRAIRHRPFWFRPWIKAVFSYLPIRHNRRSTPA from the coding sequence ATGGACAACCAAGCTGTTCCACGCGTTTCGGTCGTGATGAGTGTCTACAACGGCGAAGCTCAATTGGGTGCGACGATCGACAGTATCCTCGGTCAGACCTTCGACGACTTTGAATTCGTGATCGTCGACGACGGATCGAGCGACCGATCGGGCGAATGCTTGCAACGCTATGCCGTGCGCGACCCACGAATCGTTCTATTACGTCAGCCCAATGCGGGTCTCACTCGTGCCCTAATTGTTGGATGTGAGCACGCGCGCGGCGAATTCATCGCCCGACAAGACGTCGGTGACCGCTCACTGCCCCAGCGTTTGGAAAAACAACTCGAATTTCTGGACCAACATCCCGATGTCGTTGCCGTGGGGGCAGGATGTCGCAGAATCGGCCCGGAAGGCGAGTTCCTTGGGGAAACCATCCGAGACGAAAGCCCGGCACAGATCACACGGGGGCTGATGGAGGAAGGCAGAGGCATTTCTCATATGGTGGCGACGTATCGTGCCGACGCCTATCGGAGTGCGGGGGGGTATCGAAAGGAATTCCGATTCGCCCAGGACACGGATCTTTGGTATCGCATGTCTCGTCAAGGACTACTCGCCGAACTGCCCGAGGTGTTGTTCGAATGGGGGATCGATCTGGACGGGATCAGTTCGACGAATCACGATCGGCAAAGCCGTCTGGCGATGTTGGCCCGTGAGTCCGATCGACGCGTACGTGAGGGTGGAAACGATGAAGAGATCCTCCGGCGTGCCGAAACGCTCAGTTGGGACGACGACGTGCCGGACAACCGGTCATCGCCTCGTGGAGCACTTGCCAGAGCCGAGTTTTTTATCGGCAGTCAACTCTATGCTCTCGGCGACAGACGTTGTCGCCCGTATCTGATGCGTGCGATTCGTCACCGCCCCTTTTGGTTTCGGCCTTGGATCAAGGCTGTTTTTTCGTATTTGCCGATCCGGCACAACCGCCGCTCAACGCCGGCGTAG
- a CDS encoding glycosyltransferase family 4 protein produces the protein MRVLVNALSVNNQSGRHVLMGHLNQLRGWTEGSHEYVILYHDSNRDIVVDKPGYRWIECPAKTAQWSPRAIWEFQNLNRIVEQTDSDLIFTPAGVSVPGIKAPQVVFCQNPWCLVPELHHEWKDKFKAWMQRRGYRRTMRDASLMVFNSQYMYDAYVKNAGSDARRAMVVYQAIAETTWDAAGRLRKSLLEKNHIVSVSAMAPHKGADVLVRAVRLVRNKVPDVTLTFAGGWPDTSHRTQIEGLVDELGLGDAVTFSGWISDDDLHRLYSRAHVFSLLSRCESFGIPAVEAQSFGTPAIGTDTCAIPEVGGAGGLYSPVDDVETAAANLVKVLTNHGLWEQLSRSAIENAQRFRWSECSRPLLKMFDSVRPDVLDKQGVG, from the coding sequence ATGAGGGTCTTGGTCAACGCATTGTCGGTCAACAATCAAAGTGGTCGGCACGTTTTGATGGGGCATCTGAACCAGTTGCGCGGCTGGACCGAAGGGAGCCACGAATACGTCATCCTGTATCATGATTCGAATCGGGACATCGTTGTCGACAAACCGGGATACCGATGGATCGAATGCCCGGCGAAGACGGCCCAGTGGAGCCCGCGGGCGATCTGGGAATTTCAAAACCTGAATCGCATCGTGGAACAAACCGATAGCGATCTTATCTTCACACCGGCCGGTGTGTCGGTACCGGGGATTAAGGCGCCGCAGGTCGTCTTTTGCCAGAACCCGTGGTGTCTGGTTCCCGAATTACACCACGAGTGGAAAGACAAGTTCAAGGCCTGGATGCAACGACGCGGGTACCGGCGGACGATGCGAGACGCCTCGCTGATGGTTTTTAACTCGCAATACATGTACGATGCTTACGTCAAAAACGCCGGCAGTGATGCACGACGTGCGATGGTCGTCTACCAGGCAATCGCCGAGACAACGTGGGACGCCGCCGGTCGGCTGAGAAAGAGCTTGCTGGAAAAAAATCACATCGTTAGCGTCTCCGCGATGGCGCCGCACAAAGGCGCCGACGTTCTTGTAAGGGCGGTCCGCTTAGTGCGCAACAAAGTCCCCGATGTGACGCTTACGTTTGCCGGCGGTTGGCCCGACACGTCACATCGGACTCAAATCGAAGGTTTGGTGGACGAATTGGGGCTCGGTGATGCTGTGACGTTTTCCGGCTGGATCAGTGATGACGATCTTCACCGACTCTACTCACGGGCCCACGTGTTCAGTTTGCTCAGCCGGTGCGAATCATTCGGGATTCCGGCCGTTGAAGCCCAGAGTTTCGGTACCCCGGCGATTGGGACCGATACATGTGCGATTCCAGAAGTCGGCGGCGCGGGCGGGCTGTACAGCCCCGTCGATGATGTGGAAACTGCAGCCGCAAATTTGGTCAAAGTGCTTACCAATCACGGTCTTTGGGAGCAATTGAGCCGGTCAGCCATCGAAAACGCGCAACGTTTCCGCTGGTCCGAGTGCAGCCGTCCCTTGTTGAAAATGTTTGACTCGGTGCGCCCAGATGTTCTCGACAAGCAAGGAGTAGGTTGA
- a CDS encoding glycosyltransferase family 10 domain-containing protein → MMRKLQNLASRITRTPHFEVGSEHLIDCDLEASAPVVHVDCYGRSFYRRVEVAYGGARWKFHYDPRQRLNVPFVAGVFFDRSAIPGSHLLRVPKQRRAAVLVETPNENFFGHFPDLGNEFGCVMTHRTDLLDLGQPFVELAYGTNWVPVGDPAKVAEGHGKTKDLSFLGSIQHDDVHGYMLRRQVAEWLGGEGVECFGHGLKSLSSKTDGLVPYRFSIAMENIRSPGYFTEKLIDCFHCGTVPVYWGDPSITSVFDLRGMVIFENLSDLKRVLPTLNADRYQMMLPFVVDNLKKAIALDVADTAGMYRRIAATLSSVMPAGDSRSHGQLGRVARHARQLLGNGR, encoded by the coding sequence ATGATGCGGAAGTTGCAGAATCTCGCCTCTCGCATCACTCGGACTCCGCATTTCGAGGTGGGCAGCGAGCACCTGATCGATTGCGACTTAGAAGCTTCGGCACCGGTCGTACACGTGGATTGCTACGGACGGTCGTTTTATCGTCGCGTCGAGGTCGCTTACGGCGGGGCAAGATGGAAGTTTCATTATGATCCCCGGCAACGTTTGAATGTTCCGTTTGTTGCCGGTGTGTTTTTTGATCGGTCCGCGATTCCGGGCAGTCACCTGCTTCGAGTGCCCAAGCAACGTCGCGCGGCAGTGCTCGTTGAGACGCCCAACGAGAACTTCTTTGGCCACTTCCCTGATTTGGGGAATGAGTTCGGTTGTGTGATGACGCATCGCACCGATCTGCTCGACCTCGGACAACCATTTGTGGAACTCGCCTACGGGACCAACTGGGTTCCCGTCGGGGATCCGGCAAAGGTCGCCGAGGGTCACGGCAAAACGAAGGACCTGAGTTTTCTTGGCAGCATCCAACACGATGACGTGCACGGTTACATGCTCAGACGGCAGGTCGCCGAGTGGCTCGGTGGCGAAGGCGTCGAATGTTTCGGGCATGGACTAAAATCGCTGAGTAGCAAAACCGACGGGCTGGTCCCGTATCGCTTTAGTATTGCGATGGAAAACATCCGATCGCCGGGCTACTTTACTGAGAAGTTGATCGATTGTTTCCATTGCGGCACCGTCCCGGTCTACTGGGGTGATCCGTCAATCACATCGGTGTTCGATCTTCGGGGAATGGTGATCTTTGAGAATCTGAGCGACCTGAAACGTGTCCTTCCGACGTTGAACGCCGATCGATACCAAATGATGCTGCCCTTCGTGGTGGATAATCTGAAAAAGGCGATCGCGCTTGACGTGGCGGACACGGCGGGCATGTATCGACGGATAGCGGCGACGCTCAGCAGCGTCATGCCCGCCGGCGATTCACGAAGTCATGGTCAGCTGGGACGCGTCGCGCGGCATGCTCGTCAATTGTTGGGGAATGGTCGATGA
- a CDS encoding glycosyltransferase, giving the protein MSGSIKEQIGCVLHELPSSYLALKRGPGRWRMLHNRHESLEVRLGPSGVDGCRCCWEHSSELTVTRVFPWMGRHLLGACFPTLSFRWSSPQPEHGPAVSVLVAIGGEDRQRLLVPCLASLFAAAEEVRAGVEIILVREGEHRESAIEQIFPEVVECSVPPQPAFNKSLMLNVAARKARGEILVIHDADLLVSPSYLTTCLQRCRQAEAARPGRLIFYLNDSSTDRLVSAVGSSAKPQTLHDAGIRPNELSIERVVQNTPNPMAVRRETYFSLGGHDEDFEGWGGEDLEFLSRLRTTSIDEFGSEPLIHLWHPPSPKKQNGDRNQQLQDRKLSQPPQQRVRLLVEKSGLKWDSCGR; this is encoded by the coding sequence GTGAGCGGATCAATCAAGGAACAGATCGGCTGTGTCTTGCACGAATTGCCGTCCAGCTACCTCGCCTTGAAGCGTGGACCAGGGCGTTGGCGAATGCTCCATAATCGTCATGAGTCGTTGGAAGTTCGCTTGGGTCCATCGGGCGTCGATGGGTGTCGATGTTGCTGGGAGCATTCGTCCGAACTAACCGTCACCAGGGTGTTCCCCTGGATGGGGCGACATCTGCTGGGGGCCTGTTTTCCGACGCTCTCGTTTCGGTGGAGTTCGCCCCAGCCCGAGCACGGCCCCGCCGTCTCGGTGCTTGTGGCAATCGGTGGAGAAGATCGTCAGCGATTGTTGGTCCCCTGTTTGGCATCGCTGTTTGCGGCTGCCGAAGAGGTTCGCGCGGGGGTGGAAATCATTTTGGTTCGAGAAGGCGAACACCGTGAATCGGCGATCGAGCAGATATTTCCTGAGGTCGTTGAGTGCTCTGTCCCGCCTCAACCGGCGTTCAATAAAAGCCTGATGCTGAACGTCGCAGCACGCAAAGCACGCGGGGAGATCTTGGTGATTCACGATGCGGATTTGCTGGTGTCTCCGAGCTACCTGACGACATGCCTGCAACGTTGTCGCCAGGCGGAAGCGGCACGTCCGGGGCGATTGATTTTTTACTTGAACGACTCATCGACCGACCGGTTGGTGTCGGCGGTCGGTTCCAGCGCAAAACCGCAAACGCTCCACGACGCAGGGATCCGGCCGAACGAATTGAGTATCGAGAGAGTCGTCCAGAACACGCCGAATCCGATGGCTGTTCGTCGAGAGACCTATTTCTCGCTCGGTGGGCACGACGAAGACTTCGAAGGATGGGGGGGCGAAGACCTGGAGTTTCTCTCCAGATTGAGAACAACGTCGATCGACGAATTCGGCTCGGAACCCTTGATCCACCTGTGGCATCCCCCATCGCCCAAAAAGCAGAACGGCGATCGCAACCAACAACTGCAGGACAGGAAACTGTCTCAACCGCCACAGCAGCGAGTTCGATTGCTGGTCGAGAAATCCGGCCTTAAATGGGATTCCTGCGGTCGATGA
- a CDS encoding FkbM family methyltransferase, which translates to MTYFLIALAMLTGIAGCGLGYRAYRRCNLLREHHDQLVGRFRQLESDLIQANKRFCLDKALRLPESTTAVCTSQHGEDAWLWEQFDFKPEGRYVEVGGHDGRTFSNSYFFECIGWDGIVIEANPALAESCRQTRPQATVVHAAVVSDPVVQEIEFMIPQGAPGVSLLGFTREDPSHVQRIRNEGGEIQKVSVPAVTLDAVLTKHPIETIDFVSIDIEGAEMDCLQGFNIDRWQPRFVLIEDNSGGLNATVPQYMQSKGYGLLRRIGCNLVFERQHTATGYSSAGRS; encoded by the coding sequence GTGACCTATTTTCTGATCGCACTGGCGATGCTTACGGGAATCGCAGGATGCGGGCTGGGATATCGTGCTTATCGGCGCTGCAATCTGCTGCGTGAACATCACGATCAATTGGTGGGCCGATTCAGACAGCTTGAATCCGACCTGATTCAGGCGAATAAACGGTTCTGTCTCGACAAAGCGCTGCGTCTGCCCGAATCAACAACGGCGGTCTGTACCAGCCAGCACGGTGAGGACGCATGGCTGTGGGAACAATTCGACTTCAAACCCGAAGGTCGGTACGTCGAAGTAGGCGGACACGACGGCAGGACGTTCAGCAATTCATATTTCTTTGAATGCATCGGGTGGGACGGGATCGTGATTGAAGCGAATCCTGCCTTGGCGGAAAGCTGCCGTCAAACACGACCCCAGGCGACCGTCGTGCACGCAGCGGTCGTCTCCGATCCCGTGGTGCAAGAAATCGAGTTCATGATTCCACAAGGTGCGCCCGGAGTCAGCCTGCTGGGATTCACACGTGAAGATCCATCCCACGTGCAGCGAATCCGCAACGAAGGTGGCGAGATCCAGAAGGTCTCGGTTCCCGCCGTGACGCTCGATGCAGTCTTGACGAAGCATCCAATCGAGACGATCGATTTTGTCAGCATTGACATCGAGGGGGCGGAAATGGATTGTTTGCAGGGCTTCAATATTGATCGTTGGCAACCTCGCTTTGTACTGATCGAAGACAACTCTGGCGGGCTGAATGCGACCGTTCCCCAGTACATGCAATCCAAGGGTTACGGATTGCTGCGACGGATCGGTTGTAATTTGGTGTTCGAAAGACAGCACACCGCTACGGGCTATTCTTCTGCCGGTCGATCATAG